The following coding sequences are from one Panicum hallii strain FIL2 chromosome 5, PHallii_v3.1, whole genome shotgun sequence window:
- the LOC112892578 gene encoding uncharacterized protein LOC112892578, which translates to MACITAFVNMQSNCAYELELCIAFVVQEKSAKNKVNRSKVQLHQKTGSRSYIAYRYSLRPKYNNSDPDAVEFFGECMNSSKNGRTPLANEIYERMVAEKDREPEEGEAKKSPTKIVDETLSEISRSSTFLPNIGAPRPSKNAQSSSTAAQARIRAEFEASLQAEREEAARKREELQAQLEAQQAALEENQNLLWQTQEEVRGMTSGFEETNALLRAVLKLQKD; encoded by the exons ATGGCCTGCATCACTGCTTTTGTTAACATGCAATCAAACTGTGCCTATGAATTAGAACTTTGTATTGCATTTGTGGTGCAGGAGAAATCTGCGAAGAATAAAGTAAACCGATCCAAGGTGCAGCTTCACCAAAAAACTGGTTCTAGGTCCTACATAGCCTATCGATACAGCCTG AGGCCTAAGTACAACAACAGCGATCCAGATGCTGTAGAGTTCTTTGGGGAATGTATGAATAGTTCCAAAAATGGTCGCACTCCTCTTGCCAATGAAATATAT GAACGGATGGTGGCAGAGAAGGATAGAGAGCCAGAAGAAGGAGAAGCAAAAAAATCTCCCACCAAGATTGTTGATGAAACTCTTAGCGAGATCAGCCGCTCATCCACATTTCTTCCTAACATTGGTGCCCCTCGACCATCAAAGAATGCTCAGTCCTCATCGACAGCAGCACAAGCACGCATCCGAGCTGAGTTTGAGGCAAGCCTCCAAGCTGAAAGAGAGGAAGCTGCTAGGAAGCGGGAAGAGTTGCAGGCACAGCTTGAAGCTCAGCAGGCCGCACTTGAAGAAAACCAAAATTTGCTGTGGCAGACCCAAGAGGAAGTGAGGGGGATGACTAGCGGGTTTGAGGAGACTAATGCGCTGCTGCGAGCTGTCCTGAAACTTCAGAAAGATTAA
- the LOC112892579 gene encoding uncharacterized protein LOC112892579 yields the protein MTRQQAAMASPGGRPPPRERLPLPAKTASKANPKTNPISSASRLPSTSPPISTPSGNTEHSTPTPTPILAVFPQVTPTTSVNQSVPIETSPGVQSSRQSNDINDSNDQVDADSEGHTIEGEPVGDFVSASRKEVRKKTIGLGLEKMIKRGNKLPIQVAEGKKRPDVPLQAAKLALETGVALRDKLPIYTSWKLYEKDGGQ from the exons atgactaggcaacaggcagccatggcatcgcctggaggccgtccaccacctagggaaAGATTGCCCTTGCCTGCTAAGACCGCTTCGAAAGCCAACCCTAAAACTAATCCCATTTCCAGTGCTTCTAGATTACCCAGCACCAGTCCACCCATATCTACGCCTAGTGGAAACACTGAGCATAGTACTCCTACTCCTACACCCATCCTTGCCGTGTTTCCGCAAGTTACTCCCACGACTAGTGTTAACCAATCAGTTCCTATAGAAACCTCGCCAGGTGTACAGAGCTCTAGGCAAAGCAATGACATCAATGACTCAAATGACCAAGTTGATGCTGATTCAGAGGGTCATACAATTGAAGGAGAACCAGTTGGTGACTTTGTTTCTG CGTCCCGAAAGGAAGTCCGCAAGAAAACCATAGGGCTTGGCTTAGAGAAGATGATAAAGAGAGGAAACAAGCTGCCTATCCAAGTGGCTGAAGGGAAGAAAAGACCTGATGTCCCACTTCAAGCAGCGAAGCTGGCATTAGAAACTGGAGTAGCTCTTAGAGACAAGCTGCCTATCTACACATCTTGGAAGCTTTATGAAAAAGACGGGGGCCAGTAG